In the genome of Achromobacter sp. MFA1 R4, the window TGTTGTGGCGCAGGCTAAGTCGATCCCTGGTCAGTTGAACGGGATCCTCCGTCTGCACTTCTGCATCTGGACGGATGCTGAGACGGCTTGGATGACCCGGGCCACATTGGATCCGGCACTGGTTGAGTTTGACCCGAAGGTTCATGCAGGTGAACAGGTTTGGATCGGTCTGGATTTGTCCCAGAACCGCGACATTACCGCTCTGGCGGCAGTGACGCAGACTGGCGTCAATGCGCAGAACAAGCCTCTCTTCGATGCTTGGATTGAAGCGTGGACCCCGGGGGATACGATTGCGGCTCGTGAGTTGCGGGACAAGATCCCGTATACGGTGTGGAAGCAGCAAGGGTTCATCCACGCGCCGCCAGGTGAGAGCATCAACTACCGGCACGTCGCCCAGACGCTTGCAGAATACGCTGAGCGGTACGACGTGCAGCTGGTGGCGTACGACCGCTTTGCGTTCAAGCGCTTCGAGGAAGATGTCGCAGAAATTGGCCTAAGCCTGGAATTCATCGAACACCCGCAAGGTGGTCTGAAAAAGGGTAAGCCCAACGAAGCAATGGTCGAGGCAGCCAAGGCGAATCAGGAAACGCCTGAGGGGCTGTGGATGCCGGGGTCCGTTCGGTTGCTGGAAGACGCTCTGCTGGAGGGGCGAATCAGGCTCCGAAAAAACCCGGTCCTGATCTCCGCAATGATGTCTGCGGTGACCGAAGAGGACAAATGGGGCAACCACTGGTTGGCCAAGACCCGATCCATTAACAAGATTGACGCCGCTGTGGCTCTGGCCATGGCAATCGGTGCCGCTAGTACCGGTGTTTTGAAGCAGAAGACTTATAGCGTCTTCTTCGTCTGACGATGACCTACACAACCAAGCCCGCCTCGAGCGGGCTTTTTGCATTGGGAGGCCTGCATGCCTGACAAGCTCAATAACCGCGCATACAGCCTCTTGGAAATCAAGGCGCTGGACGAATCGAAGCGCGAGATTACCGGTATTGCCACCACCCCGGAGCCTGACCGAGTTGGCGACGTGGTAGAGCCGATGGGCGCGAAGTTCGCCTCGGAATTGCCGCTCTTGTGGCAGCACCAGCATGACAAACCGGTCGGCACGGCCAAGTTCGGCAAGCCCACGAAGACGGGCATTCCGTTCACCGCGACGCTCCCGATCATCGACGAGCCAGGCGCGCTGAAGGATCTGGTCGACATGGCCTGGCAGTCGGTGAAGGCCAAGCTCGTCCGCGGCGTCTCCATCGGATTTCGCGCAATCGAGTACAGCTTTATCGAGAACGGCGGCGTTCGCTTCTCGGAAACGGAGATCTTCGAGCTAAGCCTCGTGACGATCCCCGCCAACGCGTCCGCGTCCATTCACAGCATCAAAAGTATCGACACCGCTCTGCGCGCCGCGTCCGGCATTGAAGCGCAAGGCGATGAAGAAGCAGGGCGAAAGCCCGAACCTCCCGGCGTCTCGGGAACCAAGAAACAGCCCGCCACTGGCGGGTTTTTTTATGCCCGAACGAAAGGGAAGAACACCATGAACGTGCAAGAACAGATCAAGGCGCTGGAAGACAAGCGCGTCGCGCTCACGAACGAGCGCACCACCATCCAGTCCAAGGCTGTCGACGAAGGTCGAACCAAGGACGCTCAGGAGCAGGAACGCTTCGCCGAGATCACCTCCGAAGTCGACGCGATCGACAAGGAACTGGTCGACCTGCGTGTGATGGAAAAGGACCTGGCCGCCACTGCCAAGCCGGTCAAGGGTCAAACCGAGAAGGAAGCGTCCGACTCTCGCGGTACGCTGCCGGTCTCCGTCAAGGACACCACGAAGCTCGAAAAGGGCATCGAGTTCGCCCGGTTCGCGATGTGCCAACTGGCAGCGAAGGGCAATGCCGAAATGGCCCTGAAGCTGGCCAAGAACCACTATCCGCAGAACGAGCGTGTGGTGAAGGCTCTGGAACTGCAGGCCAACGGCATGAACCTGGGCATGCTGATGAAGGCGACCGTCGAAGCCGGTACGACCCTGGACACGACGTGGGCAGGTCCGCTGGTCGACTACCAGAACTTCGCCGGTGATTTCGTCGAGTTCCTGCGTCCCCGCACCATCATCGGCCAGTTCGGCCAAGGTTCTGTCCCTTCGTTGAACCGCATCCCGTTCAACGTCCGGATTGCCGGCCAAACGACTGGCGGTAGCGCTTACTGGGTGGGCGAAGGTGCACCGAAGCCCCTGACGTCGTTCGACTTCACGGCTACCGAACTGCGCTGGAACAAGGTCGCCGCGATCAGCGTTCTGACGAACGAGCTGATCCGCTTCAGCAACCCCAGCGCCGAGCGCCTGGTTCGCGATGGTCTGGCCGCTGCGGTCATCGAGCGTATCGATATCGACTTCATCGATCCGGCCAAAACTGCGGTCGCCAACGTGTCGCCCGCGTCGATCACCAACGGCGCCACGGCCATTGCTTCGTCCGGTTCGGACGCTGCGGCAATCCGTGCGGATATCCAGGCTCTCTGGGCTCCGTTCATCGCCGCCCGGAACGCTCCGCGCAACGCTGTCTACATCATGGACAGCACGACGGCCCTGGCCCTCAGCCTGATGCAAAACCCCCTCGGTCAATCCGAGTTCCCCGGCATCACCATGAATGGCGGCACCTTCATGGGCGTCCCGGTGATCGTCTCTGACTACCTGCCCGCCAGCTCCGCGGGGGGCATCGTGGTACTGGCGAATGCGTCGGACATCTGGCTCGCTGACGACGGCCAAGTGACGGTGGACGCGTCGCAGGAGGCTTCCCTGCAGATGCTGGACAACCCGACCAACAACAGCGCCACCGGTACGGCGACGTCGATGGTCTCGATGTTCCAGACCAACAGCACGGCCTTCCGTGCTGAGCGTTACATCAACTGGGCGCGCCGCCGTGCCTCCGGCGTGGCTTACCTGACCGGCGTTAGCTGGGGTGCATAACTAGCCGTCTGGTTCAAGGGGCTTTCCGAAGGGGAAGCCCTTTCTACAAGAAGGAAAGGAATAGCGATGAACAGAGTCACGTTTACCTACAAGAACGGACGAGAGCGCTTGATGTCGAAGCGCGACGCCGACATCCTGCAGGCGCTTGGGCACGGCACCTATTTGACTCGCGATTTGATTGCCGGCCGTTCTCCAGCCCCGATGGCCGAGAGTGAGGTCGCAAAGCCGAAGCGCAAATACACGCGCCAAGACAAGGCCAAGGAATGAAATTCGGCGTTCGTTCGCTTCTTTCGAAGTGGCTTGCGCCGGTGGACGGGCGTGGCAGGGGCGGTTGGTGGCCGTTCGTCCGTGAGCCGTATAGCGGGGCCTGGCAAAAAAACGATGAATGGGCCGCGGAAGATCTGCTTTGTTCGCCGATTGTCTACGCGTGCGTAACCCTGATCGCCAACGACATCGGGAAACTGCGTGCGCGACTGGTGGCTCGGGATTCAAATGGCATCTGGTCGGAAGTAGAGGGGAACTCTCCCTTCTGGCCGGTGCTACGCCATCCCAATCGCTATCAGAACCACATCCAGTTCAAGCAGTGGTGGATCATGTCGAAGCTTCGGCATGGCAACACCTATGTCCTGAAGGAGCGAGACGCTCGAGGCGTGGTCACTCGCCTATACGTCCTGGACCCATGCCGAGTGACGCCGCTTGTGTCAGATGACGGATCGGTTTACTACCAACTGAGCCAGGACAACCTTGCCGGGGTGCCTACGGTTAGCGAAACGGTTCCGGCTAGCGAGATCATCCACGACCGGATGAACTGCCTGTACCACCCGCTCGTTGGCATCTCGCCGCTGTACGCAGCGGCCATCGCCGCCGGTATTGGCATCAAGATCCAACGCAACACCGCGACGTTCTTCGGGAACAACGCCAACCCGGGCGGGATCCTTGTCGCTCCTGGCAACATCACTGCAGAGAACGCGGCCGCTATTAAGGCCGCATGGGAGACGGGCTACTCCGGAGTGAACGCAGGCAAGGTGGCAGTTCTTGGCGATGGGATGAAGTTTGAGCCCATGAGCCGGAATGCCACAGATTCTCAGCTTATCCAGATTCTTAACTGGTCTGACGAGCGGATCTGCTCGGTGTTTCATGTCCCCGGATACAAGGTCGGCGTTGGGCAAGCCCCCAGCTACAACAACATCGAAGCGCTTGACCGCGGCTACTACTCTGGCTGTCTGCAGTCCCCTATTGAAGAGATGGAGGCGTGCCTTGACGACGGCCTGGGTCTGGATGGGGTGACGAAGGGCGTAGACCTGGATCTGGACGGCTTGATGCGCATGGACACGAAGACCCAGATGGAAGCGCTGAAGATTGGCGTGGACGCCGGAATCATCGCTCCGAACGAAGGCCGCAAGCAGGTCAACCTGCCGCCGCTGGATGGTGGCGATACGGTCTACATGCAACAGCAGGACTTCCCGCTGGACCAGGTGCGGCAAAACAAGATTGTTCAGCCTTCCCCCGCGCCTGCCACTGTCCCGGAGCCAGCGGACGTTTCAGACGAAGACAAGTCGTTGATCTTGGAGGCGAAATCCATCATTGCAACGCAGAAGGCGATAGAAGCTATGCGCAAAGCCGCACAACCGGAGGCCGTCCATGTTTGACCCCGAGAAGTTCGGCCAAGCGATGGGTGAGGCCATCCGCCAGGCCGTCGAGCCGTTGCAGAAAGAGATCGCCCTGCTGAAGGAGAAGCTGGCCGAGAAGCCTGATTTCGGCGCGGAGATTAAAGCCGCAGTACAGGTAGCAGTCGACGCTATTCCGAAGGCTAAGGATGGTAAGGACGTCGATATGGCAGAGGTAGAAGCGCTCGTTGCCAAGGCTGTCGAGGCGCTGCCAATTCCGAAAGATGGTGCGCCGGCGGATATGGATGCGCTGCGCAAACACCTAACTGAACTGGTGGACAAGATGCCGCGGCCTGCTGACGGGAAGTCCATAACCGCCGAGGACGTAGCCCCGGTGCTTGAAACTCAAGTAGCCAAGTGGGCCTTGGAGTTCGAGCGCCGCGCTCAGGACACGTTGCAGAAGGCCATCGACAAGATGCCTGTGCCGAAGGACGGCAAAGACGGTCGCGATGGCGTCGGCTTTGAAGACCTAGAGGTTGAGTATGACGGCTCGAAGACCGTCACTTTCAAGTTGGTCCGGGGCGACGTCACCAAGCAATTCGATTTGACGATGCCGGTCGTTGTCGACTGCGGCGTATTCAAGGATGGCCACATCTACACCCCTGGCGACTCGGTGACCTGGGCCGGATCCTACTGGATCGCCCAAAAGGAAACCGGCGCGAAGCCTGACAGCGCCGAAAGTGGGTGGCGTTTGGCGGTCAAGAAGGGCCGCGACGGCAAGGATGGCCGTAACGGTATCGATAAGACCGCACCGGTGAATCTATGAAGCTCGTCACACTGCAGCAGTGCCGGGACAATATCCGATCAGACTCGGACGCTGACGACGCTGACCTGGAATTGAAGATTGAAGCCGCCAGCGACGCCGTTATGGACTATCTGGGCGAGTACGGCGCCACCTTTACTGATTCTTCTGGCCTTGTCGAAGTGGATTCGAACGGTGATCCCGTGGGTGTTCCTGCCCGGGTGCAGCAAGCGACTATCCTGACCGTTGCCTATCTGTACCGTGAACGCGACGGATCTCAGGAGTTCGCGGTGGGCGACCAGTGGGGATATGGATATGCCCTGCCCAAGGCGGCAACCGCTTTGATCTACAGCCTGCGCAAGCCGACGGTGGTGTGATGCTGGATTCTGGAAAGCTCCGTCATCGCGTCTCGATTGAGCGCGTCGAGCGTACCCAAGATCCGGTTACTGGCGCGATTGCTGAAACGTGGACGGAAATCGCCAAAGTCTGGGCTGCTGTTGAGCCGCTTTCCGCTCGGGAATTTGTGCAATCGGCAGCGGGGCAGTCTGAGGTGACGGCGCGCATCACGATCCGCACCCGTGACATTCTGGCCACCGATCGAATCATCCATCGTGGCACGGTTTACAACATCCGCGGCGTGCTTGCCGACAAGGATAGCGGGCTGGAATACATCACCCTTCCGGTCGCGGCCGGGGTAAACGAGGGCTAAGTTGGAGTTTGTGTTGTTGGCGCCGGGTCCGAGCATGAGCCGTGCCCTGGCCGAATCAATGCGCGGTGAGCGCGTCGGTGTGGTCAGCAATGTGTTCGAGCTGGCCCCGTGGGCTGACTTCCTGGCTGCGAATGATCGGGCCTGGTGGCGAGCCTATCCAGAAGCAGTGAATTTTGCAGGACGCAGGTTCTCCAGCAGTGAGTTCCCTGGGGTTGAGAGGTGCCGCCCCGGAAATACGCAGTGGGCGAGCGGCGTCCTGGCGCTGCAGGTTGCGGTGAACTTGGGCGCTAGCCGGATCCGGCTGTACGGATTCGACATGCACGGGTCGCATTACTTCGGTGAGTACACGAATGGGCTGGTCAACACGAAGCCCTACCGCCGAGCCGTTCACCTGCAGCAGTTCCGGGACTGGGCGCGGGCCAACCCGAAGGTCGAGGTGGTGAACTGTACGCCCGGGTCGGCGTTGGACTGCTTCCCCATGGAGGAAGCTTGATAGTACGAGGTATGAAGGGGCTGGGAGACAACATCTACCAGCGGGCCTTCGTGAAGCGGCTGCCGGGGCCGGTGTACCTGGAGACGCCATGGCCAGAGCTGTACGAAGACCTGCCCGGGGTGAAGTTCGTAAAGGCTGAAACGCCGCTACGGACGCAAGCCAAGAACATGGCGCTGCAGCTGGCCTCGCGCTGGGAAGCGCCGCCCAGGGAATCGGTGGTGACAGTGCAGTACGGGACGGCTGGGATTGTGACCGGAATGCGTCGTTGCTTCGGTGTGGCGCCAGGGTCGTTCGATCTGCCTGATTTCGGGACGTCGCCGATTGCAGGGCGGTACATCGTGGTCCGGCCGGCGACGGTGCGGGCTGAGTGGGTGGCAGAAGCGCGGAACCCGCTGACCATGTACATCGCTGAGGCGGCTGAGGCGGCCAGGGCGGCTGGGTACCGGGTTATCTCGGTGGCGGACCTGGAGCCGGGAAAAGAGTGGCCGGTGGGGAAGTTGCCGCCAGCGGACGAGGTGTACCACGCGGGAGAGTTCAACGTGCGCCAGCTAATGGCTCTGGTGCGGAACTCCGCGGCGGTTATTGGCGGGATCGGTTGGATTCTACCGGCCGCCGTAGCGATGAAGGTTCCCGCTTGGGTGATATGCGGGGGGCAGGGCGGATTCAACGCCCCGGAACTGATCACCGATGAGAAGTACATGGACCTGAGCCGTATTCGGTTCGCGGTCCCGGACAACTTTTGCCGCTGCCGGCAGAGACAACATAACTGCGACAAGCGAATCAAGAACCATGCGAGTGACTTTGCCGACTGGCTACGAAGACTCCCTGATCTGGTGGCCTGAGCGTGGCATGGGGTTCCATCCCCGCCCTGCGATGGACTACACGACGAGCTACTGGGAGGAATTCCGCCAGCGTGATGCCTCGCCAATGGGCGAACTGCTGACCGAAGCTCGCCTGGCTCTGGTTCGTCGCCACTACGCCGGCCAGGTCGTGGATATCGGCATCGGTGGCGGTCGGTTCGTCGAGTATGCGGCGGCACAGGGCTACGACGTCAATGCCGAGGCCAACGAATGGCTGAGGGAACGTGAAGCGTTTTGCGATCCCTATGCACGTCCTGTCGACGCCATCACCTGCTGGGACAGCTTGGAACACATCCCGGATCCAGCCGCGCTGTTGGCTCAGGTCCGTGAATGGGCGTTCATTGCTATTCCTATCTTCGAAGAGGGTGATGGTGTGCCTGGCAGCCGTCATTACAAGCCGGGCGAACACATTTGGTACTTCAGCCACCGCGGCTTGGTGGATTGGATGAAGGCGCAAGGGTTCGCGTGTATGGAGCATAACGACGCCGAGACCGAACTTGGACGAGAAGGCATCCGCAGCTACGCCTTCATGAGAATCAAATGAAGGTAGAGGTCAAGCTCACGGGTGTCGATGGCGTGCTGGATCTGCTGAAGAGCCTTCCGCCAGAAGTTGTATCGAAGCGCGGTGGTCCTGTGAAGCTGGCGCTAGCCAAGGGCGCACGGCTGATCCGTGACGCCGCGCGCCAGAACCTTCGCGCAGCCATCGCTGAGAACGGGGATGAGTCGACGGGCTTGCTGCTTCAAAACGTAATCTCCAGCCGTGGTAAAGCGCCAGCCGATGGTAAGGGCGAGCGCTATTTGGTGCGGGTGCGTCGGAAGGCGTACCCCGGGCGTAAGCCAGAGACCGGGGGAGGAATCCCGACCGTCCGGAAGTCGGCGCAGTTGATGGAGTATGGATCTGAACACCAACCCGCGCGTCCTTGGTTGCGCCCGGCGGTGACTCAGCACGGAGAGCGCGCAATTAGTGTTATCACAGAAGACC includes:
- a CDS encoding phage major capsid protein, with protein sequence MPDKLNNRAYSLLEIKALDESKREITGIATTPEPDRVGDVVEPMGAKFASELPLLWQHQHDKPVGTAKFGKPTKTGIPFTATLPIIDEPGALKDLVDMAWQSVKAKLVRGVSIGFRAIEYSFIENGGVRFSETEIFELSLVTIPANASASIHSIKSIDTALRAASGIEAQGDEEAGRKPEPPGVSGTKKQPATGGFFYARTKGKNTMNVQEQIKALEDKRVALTNERTTIQSKAVDEGRTKDAQEQERFAEITSEVDAIDKELVDLRVMEKDLAATAKPVKGQTEKEASDSRGTLPVSVKDTTKLEKGIEFARFAMCQLAAKGNAEMALKLAKNHYPQNERVVKALELQANGMNLGMLMKATVEAGTTLDTTWAGPLVDYQNFAGDFVEFLRPRTIIGQFGQGSVPSLNRIPFNVRIAGQTTGGSAYWVGEGAPKPLTSFDFTATELRWNKVAAISVLTNELIRFSNPSAERLVRDGLAAAVIERIDIDFIDPAKTAVANVSPASITNGATAIASSGSDAAAIRADIQALWAPFIAARNAPRNAVYIMDSTTALALSLMQNPLGQSEFPGITMNGGTFMGVPVIVSDYLPASSAGGIVVLANASDIWLADDGQVTVDASQEASLQMLDNPTNNSATGTATSMVSMFQTNSTAFRAERYINWARRRASGVAYLTGVSWGA
- a CDS encoding phage portal protein → MKFGVRSLLSKWLAPVDGRGRGGWWPFVREPYSGAWQKNDEWAAEDLLCSPIVYACVTLIANDIGKLRARLVARDSNGIWSEVEGNSPFWPVLRHPNRYQNHIQFKQWWIMSKLRHGNTYVLKERDARGVVTRLYVLDPCRVTPLVSDDGSVYYQLSQDNLAGVPTVSETVPASEIIHDRMNCLYHPLVGISPLYAAAIAAGIGIKIQRNTATFFGNNANPGGILVAPGNITAENAAAIKAAWETGYSGVNAGKVAVLGDGMKFEPMSRNATDSQLIQILNWSDERICSVFHVPGYKVGVGQAPSYNNIEALDRGYYSGCLQSPIEEMEACLDDGLGLDGVTKGVDLDLDGLMRMDTKTQMEALKIGVDAGIIAPNEGRKQVNLPPLDGGDTVYMQQQDFPLDQVRQNKIVQPSPAPATVPEPADVSDEDKSLILEAKSIIATQKAIEAMRKAAQPEAVHV
- a CDS encoding head-tail connector protein yields the protein MKLVTLQQCRDNIRSDSDADDADLELKIEAASDAVMDYLGEYGATFTDSSGLVEVDSNGDPVGVPARVQQATILTVAYLYRERDGSQEFAVGDQWGYGYALPKAATALIYSLRKPTVV
- a CDS encoding phage head closure protein; this translates as MLDSGKLRHRVSIERVERTQDPVTGAIAETWTEIAKVWAAVEPLSAREFVQSAAGQSEVTARITIRTRDILATDRIIHRGTVYNIRGVLADKDSGLEYITLPVAAGVNEG
- a CDS encoding class I SAM-dependent methyltransferase codes for the protein MGFHPRPAMDYTTSYWEEFRQRDASPMGELLTEARLALVRRHYAGQVVDIGIGGGRFVEYAAAQGYDVNAEANEWLREREAFCDPYARPVDAITCWDSLEHIPDPAALLAQVREWAFIAIPIFEEGDGVPGSRHYKPGEHIWYFSHRGLVDWMKAQGFACMEHNDAETELGREGIRSYAFMRIK
- a CDS encoding HK97-gp10 family putative phage morphogenesis protein; translated protein: MKVEVKLTGVDGVLDLLKSLPPEVVSKRGGPVKLALAKGARLIRDAARQNLRAAIAENGDESTGLLLQNVISSRGKAPADGKGERYLVRVRRKAYPGRKPETGGGIPTVRKSAQLMEYGSEHQPARPWLRPAVTQHGERAISVITEDLKKRIDKTVADLAKKGAR